The following are encoded together in the Malaya genurostris strain Urasoe2022 chromosome 3, Malgen_1.1, whole genome shotgun sequence genome:
- the LOC131436308 gene encoding putative sodium/calcium exchanger 7, whose amino-acid sequence MSTVFANVTSTEVINRFLRHTSYVSGDVPDDCNQIHNLAPADKCDFVKRTASCREDVNYFDYTYFLFCTIGSENTVLFTLGTLLLVGGLLICFTVLGTTADQFFCPVLAVISKTLRISESVAGVTILAFGNGSPDLFTAVSNPLSDTEMMFGELLGAATFVIGVVAATILLIRPFQTDPAGIVRDVLFFLFAVGWITICAYDERFFLADAIVVVTVYGAYLTVVLVDFFLRKRKLHAVESRLSLSGQLPEADSYYNQLRGETEVIIRPRNPSMGSEVDISRNRVSIFIRQASPPQNYHLFRDFCDHLNPIEMEEWETSGWCGKIIAVLKIPIRLLLTLIIPIMDYTIERHGWTKLLNMVHCFTLPLTFLAISGWISEKMLQVPAWAWLIIFASILMIAIFFTSRTDRPPAYHLVYALLAFAGSIMIIYIIAQEVVSLLVTMGLVLNLSRSMLGLSVLAWGNSIGDMFSNITLAKQGYGKMAFAACLGGPLFNLCLGLGISMIVKALDRADHVAFSREGAMGQNIEAFLVQLLGTILLALLFTDFQGRRSVGFIMISIYIVFFLFCLLGEFEIIHPYGTDHNDEGEFEN is encoded by the exons ATGTCAACCGTTTTTGCGAACGTTACAAGCACCGAAGTTATCAACCGATTCTTAAGACACACTAGCTACGTTTCCGGAGACGTTCCG GATGACTGTAATCAAATCCATAATTTAGCACCGGCTGATAAATGTGACTTTGTCAAACGTACCGCATCATGCCGGGAAGATGTCAACTATTTCGACTACACGTACTTCCTGTTCTGCACCATCGGGAGCGAAAATACGGTTCTGTTCACGTTAGGTACTCTTCTACTCGTGGGTGGTTTGCTGATTTGTTTCACTGTGCTCGGAACAACCGCTGATCAGTT CTTCTGTCCGGTGCTGGCTGTAATTTCGAAAACTCTCAGAATCAGTGAGAGCGTGGCCGGTGTCACAATTCTGGCTTTTGGCAATGGATCACCGGATCTGTTCACGGCGGTTAGCAACCCGCTCAGTGATACGGAGATGATGTTTGGCGAACTGTTGGGAGCGGCAACGTTTGTGATCGGTGTAGTGGCCGCCACTATCCTACTGATAAGACCGTTTCAGACCGATCCTGCCGGAATCGTGCGGGATGTGTTGTTCTTCCTGTTTGCTGTCGGTTGGATTACGATCTGTGCCTACGATGAGAGATTTTTTCTTGCGGATGCTATCGTTGTCGTTACTGTTTACGGGGCGTACCTGACAGTTGTGCTAGTGGACTTTTTCCTGCGGAAAAGGAAACTACATGCGGTCGAATCAAGGC TTTCGTTGAGTGGGCAACTACCGGAAGCCGATTCGTACTACAATCAACTGCGAGGTGAAACGGAAGTCATCATTCGACCACGGAATCCATCGATGGGATCGGAAGTGGACATATCCAGAAACCGAGTGAGCATTTTCATCAGGCAAGCAAGCCCACCGCAAAACTATCATCTGTTTCGAGACTTCTGCGATCATCTGAATCCAATCGAAATGGAAGAGTGGGAAACATCGGGATGGTGTGGAAAAATAAttgccgttctgaaaataccaatACGTTTGCTGCTCACCCTAATTATTCCCATAATGGATTACACCATAGAACGACACGGATGGACAAAACTGTTGAATATGGTCCATTGTTTTACTCTTCCATTGACGTTCCTGGCCATTAGCGGCT GGATTTCTGAGAAAATGCTTCAAGTACCTGCCTGGGCCTGGTTGATCATATTCGCTTCAATTTTGATGATCGCAATATTTTTTACCTCACGAACGGATAGACCTCCGGCATATCATCTCGTATATGCGCTTCTAGCGTTTGCAGGATCGATTATGATAATCTACATCATTGCACAGGAAGTCGTTAGCCTACTCGTCACGATGGGTTTGGTGCTCAACCTGTCCAGATCGATGCTTGGATTGTCGGTTCTAGCATGGGGGAACAGCATTGGCGATATGTTCTCGAATATAACATTGGCAAAACAAGGCTACGGAAAAATGGCATTTGCAGCGTGCCTAGGAGGACCACTGTTTA atCTTTGTCTCGGCCTTGGAATCTCCATGATTGTGAAGGCCCTCGACAGAGCTGATCACGTGGCTTTC TCTCGAGAAGGTGCCATGGGTCAAAACATCGAAGCGTTTCTGGTTCAATTACTGGGAACAATTCTGCTGGCTCTGCTCTTCACAGACTTCCAAGGTCGTCGCAGCGTGGGATTTATAATGATTTCCATTTATATTGTATTCTTTCTGTTCTGTCTTTTGGGAGAGTTTGAAATCATTCATCCTTACGGTACTGATCACAACGATGAAGGAGAGTTTGAAAATTGA